ATTGGTGAATAAAACAGATCAGAGAACCATTCCATTACAGGACTTTGATTCGGGGATATTTTTGATCAAAACAACGGACTCTTCCGGAAGAGCCAGCTGGTTTAAATTTTTAAAACTTTGACCAAATGAAGGCCATAGAGTATCGCTTGAAATTGGAATGGACCGGCAACCTTGGGAAAGGAACATTCGGCTACACTCAATACGACAGGTCCTACCGGGTGAGTATGGATGGCAAACCCGATTTAGATCTCTCTGCGGATGTGCACTTCAGAGGAGAACCAAACAAATACAATCCGGAAGAGATGTTGCTGATGGCAGTATCATCCTGCCACATGCTGTGGTATTTGCATCTATGTGCCGATGCAGGAGTCATTGTGATGAATTACATCGACAGACCGGAGGCCACCTTGACTTTTGATCAGAATGGTGTCGGAAGAATGGAGGGATTTGTCTTAAAACCGGAGGTGTCTATTTCACCGGACAGCAATGCCAGTCGCGCCATAGAGTTGCACAAGGAAGCCAACAAAAGGTGTTTTATCGCCAACAGTCTAAATGTGCCGATCCACCACAAACCTGTTGTACTGTAGTATTTATTTATTCCTGGGTCCAGTTGGATCGAAGGCCTTGTACCTTTTCAAAAGAGTCTATTTTGTGAATTGTAGAAATATATTATATTTGTAAGCTTATTGTAAAATTCAAAAATTCATTCTATGAAAACCAATTGGAATCAATTTTGGCTTATAGTTCTTTTTGTTTCGATGTTTTCTTGTGATCAAGAAACCGGAGATTCCATTCAAGTGGACGATTCTGTTGCTACTTATGGAGCAGAGGCAGTTTTTGAATGGTATCGCCTGGAATGCAGAATTATCAAAGAGACACCGGGGTTTTTCCCGCCGCAGGCAGCCAGGGCTTTGGGATATACCGGAGTTGCACTTTATGAAAGTCTGGCACCTGGT
This window of the Saprospiraceae bacterium genome carries:
- a CDS encoding OsmC family protein, producing the protein MKAIEYRLKLEWTGNLGKGTFGYTQYDRSYRVSMDGKPDLDLSADVHFRGEPNKYNPEEMLLMAVSSCHMLWYLHLCADAGVIVMNYIDRPEATLTFDQNGVGRMEGFVLKPEVSISPDSNASRAIELHKEANKRCFIANSLNVPIHHKPVVL